From the genome of Acidimicrobiales bacterium, one region includes:
- a CDS encoding wax ester/triacylglycerol synthase family O-acyltransferase, translating into MDDAMRFESRMSDADALMWTIEKDPLLRSTILAVSLLDRAPDRDRLMARLERGSREIPRLRQRVVGNPWSLAPPRWEVDPNFDLHYHVRSMRAPGNGTVRDLLDACAPIAMQGFDRARPLWEVWVVDGLEGDRAALVQKVHHTITDGVGGVKMAMVLLDLERHPAADDGPAPPAPEPRVLGPWARLLDAAGHEARRQAGVARRAVGSAPEAAAGVLRDPVGAARSAADLAGSVRRLLAPVTEPLSPVLRERSLRLRLDTLTVPLPDLKAAAKRVDGKLNDAFVAAVTGGLRRYHEAHGTPVDALRMTMPINLRDASTDALAGNRFVPARFTIPVGIADPRERMRVTRDLLRRQRAEPALALTDALAGVLFRLPRSVATTVFGSMLKGIDVVTSNVPGAPVPIYLAGARVTAQFAFGPPSGAALNVTLLSHLDDCAIGVTSDAAAVPDPDCLTTCLQEGFDEVLKG; encoded by the coding sequence GTGGACGACGCCATGCGCTTCGAGTCCCGGATGAGCGACGCCGACGCGCTCATGTGGACGATCGAGAAGGACCCGCTGCTGCGGTCGACGATCCTCGCCGTCTCGCTCCTCGACCGGGCGCCCGACCGCGACCGGCTGATGGCCAGGCTGGAGCGGGGCAGCCGGGAGATCCCGAGGCTGCGCCAGCGGGTGGTCGGCAACCCGTGGTCGCTGGCCCCGCCCCGCTGGGAGGTCGACCCGAACTTCGACCTCCACTACCACGTGCGGTCCATGCGGGCGCCGGGGAACGGCACCGTGCGGGACCTGCTCGACGCCTGCGCCCCGATCGCCATGCAGGGCTTCGACCGGGCCCGCCCGCTGTGGGAGGTGTGGGTGGTGGACGGGCTGGAGGGCGACCGGGCGGCGCTCGTCCAGAAGGTGCACCACACGATCACCGACGGCGTCGGCGGCGTGAAGATGGCGATGGTCCTGCTCGACCTGGAGCGGCACCCGGCGGCCGACGACGGGCCGGCGCCGCCGGCGCCCGAGCCGCGGGTGCTCGGGCCGTGGGCGCGGCTGCTGGACGCCGCCGGCCACGAGGCCCGCCGCCAGGCCGGCGTCGCCCGGCGGGCCGTCGGCTCGGCGCCGGAGGCGGCGGCCGGCGTGCTCCGCGACCCCGTCGGGGCCGCCCGCTCGGCGGCCGACCTGGCCGGGTCGGTGCGGCGGCTGCTGGCGCCGGTCACCGAGCCGCTCAGCCCCGTCCTCCGGGAGCGGTCGCTGCGCCTCCGCCTCGACACGCTCACCGTCCCCCTCCCCGACCTCAAGGCGGCGGCCAAGCGGGTCGACGGCAAGCTCAACGACGCCTTCGTCGCCGCCGTCACCGGCGGCCTGCGCCGGTACCACGAGGCCCACGGCACCCCCGTGGACGCGCTGCGGATGACGATGCCGATCAACCTCCGGGACGCGTCCACCGACGCGCTGGCCGGCAACCGGTTCGTCCCCGCGCGGTTCACGATCCCGGTCGGCATCGCCGACCCTCGCGAGCGGATGCGGGTCACCCGCGACCTGCTCCGCCGCCAGCGGGCCGAGCCGGCGCTCGCCCTGACCGACGCGCTGGCCGGCGTGCTGTTCCGCCTCCCCCGGTCGGTGGCGACCACCGTGTTCGGGTCGATGCTGAAGGGCATCGACGTGGTGACGAGCAACGTGCCCGGCGCGCCCGTCCCGATCTACCTGGCCGGGGCGAGGGTGACGGCCCAGTTCGCGTTCGGCCCGCCGAGCGGCGCCGCGCTGAACGTCACCCTGCTCAGCCACCTCGACGACTGCGCCATCGGCGTCACCAGCGACGCCGCCGCCGTCCCCGACCCCGACTGCCTGACGACCTGCCTCCAGGAAGGCTTCGACGAGGTCCTGAAGGGCTAG
- a CDS encoding TMEM165/GDT1 family protein gives RGEDDDEAVDPAARRSGLAAAAAVAATFFASEIGDKTMLATAALAARQGAVPTWAGATLGMVTADAAAIVVGRRLAARLSSRTIRLASAAVFALFGVLLVLQALL, from the coding sequence CGGGGCGAGGACGACGACGAGGCCGTGGACCCGGCCGCCCGCCGCTCCGGGCTCGCGGCCGCGGCCGCCGTGGCCGCGACGTTCTTCGCCTCCGAGATCGGCGACAAGACGATGCTGGCGACGGCCGCCCTCGCCGCCCGCCAGGGCGCCGTCCCCACCTGGGCCGGCGCCACCCTCGGCATGGTGACCGCCGACGCGGCCGCGATCGTCGTCGGCCGCCGCCTCGCCGCCCGCCTCTCGTCGAGGACGATCCGCCTCGCCAGCGCGGCCGTCTTCGCCCTCTTCGGCGTCCTCCTCGTGCTCCAGGCCCTGCTCTAG